A region of Thiofilum sp. DNA encodes the following proteins:
- a CDS encoding YjgN family protein, whose protein sequence is MMMNEIATTPAIDPPDAPLTLEKTQTANTQILPFQFTGNGSEYFKIWIVNILLSIVTLGIYSAWATVRTKRYFYGNTIFDQASFEYHATPIQILKGRIIALSLVVLYVVLTQLSPMLALGALGIILVLTPWAVWSGLRFNAHMSSYRNVRFGFTGQLKRAYWIMLFLPAIPLLIGALIGGALFGFNSLEFLAEDTALFLGSGLMTMAVLVFYIIMPYIQKLYTEYYINHSHYGQGQFNALLETKFYYKIYLKTLLRGIALYIVIGLLTIALVFPLMSMLSGLESSEPSIGIIFIMTILGGLFYFFLIAVGLWFTAYLKVRLRNYSYNLTQLDNVLRLRSSASSTSLWGIYVLNLFLLIITLGLAHPWNKVRLARYEAQTLAAEVAGPLDHYISQRQAEQSSLGDQIGDVFDLPVSSGLGL, encoded by the coding sequence ATGATGATGAATGAAATTGCAACCACTCCCGCTATAGATCCTCCAGACGCTCCCCTTACCTTGGAAAAAACTCAAACGGCTAATACGCAAATACTACCCTTTCAGTTTACGGGTAATGGCAGTGAGTATTTTAAAATCTGGATTGTTAATATCTTACTTTCTATCGTAACACTCGGTATTTATTCTGCATGGGCTACTGTACGTACTAAACGTTATTTTTATGGTAATACTATTTTTGATCAGGCTAGTTTTGAATATCATGCGACACCTATACAGATTTTAAAAGGACGTATTATTGCTTTAAGCCTAGTGGTTTTATATGTGGTTTTAACACAGCTTTCGCCCATGCTAGCTTTAGGTGCTTTGGGTATCATCTTAGTATTAACCCCTTGGGCAGTATGGAGCGGACTACGTTTTAATGCTCATATGAGTAGTTATCGCAATGTACGCTTTGGCTTTACTGGGCAGTTAAAAAGAGCGTATTGGATTATGCTATTCCTGCCTGCTATCCCCCTATTAATAGGTGCACTAATCGGTGGCGCATTATTTGGCTTTAATAGTTTAGAGTTTTTAGCTGAAGATACTGCTCTATTTTTAGGCTCGGGCTTAATGACTATGGCAGTGTTGGTTTTCTATATTATTATGCCCTATATTCAAAAACTGTATACTGAGTATTATATTAATCACTCCCACTATGGGCAGGGACAATTTAATGCTCTCTTAGAAACCAAGTTTTACTACAAAATTTATCTAAAAACTTTATTAAGAGGTATTGCCCTATATATAGTAATAGGGCTTCTAACAATAGCCTTAGTCTTTCCTCTAATGTCTATGCTAAGTGGTTTAGAAAGTAGTGAGCCTAGTATAGGTATCATTTTCATAATGACTATTTTAGGAGGGTTATTTTACTTTTTTTTAATAGCCGTAGGCTTATGGTTTACTGCCTATTTAAAGGTTAGATTACGCAATTACTCCTATAATCTGACTCAACTCGATAATGTCTTACGTCTACGCTCAAGTGCTTCGTCAACGTCACTTTGGGGTATCTATGTGCTCAATTTATTTTTACTAATTATTACCTTGGGTTTAGCGCATCCTTGGAATAAAGTACGTTTAGCGCGTTATGAAGCGCAAACCCTAGCGGCTGAGGTGGCTGGCCCACTCGACCACTATATCAGCCAACGTCAAGCCGAACAGTCATCGCTAGGCGATCAAATTGGTGACGTATTTGATTTACCCGTCAGTTCAGGATTAGGTCTATAA
- a CDS encoding M48 family metallopeptidase: protein MQGFWYAPHSSARLPAELIFKHDRYLLTIEGQAPKTGTANSLDVSDRVGNIARKITFEDGSLFETLDNATIDTWLNQIDHDDSRSHTLHILESRWRWIGLALVATIVIVWASIRFGLPWGSEKLAYALPDQANQWIAEGAMESLDEVMFEPSQLSEARQAEIQQHFQTQLVPLQDGKHSYKLLFRYMPEMDLADILADLDITQEEENKDSDTPAKTKPPIKYDGPGVANAFALPSGEIVITDSLIALAKNQAEIDSILLHEMGHVEYRHSLRQLIESSALSLGVLLIIGDPSALNSLLIGLPTFLVNNHYSRTHESEADEYAFKKMLKAKIDPIVFSHIMDRLEKQGLTEAEIKELEDDNGSNVSEYLSTHPNTVERMQNAKRYSEQYQQQVAQ, encoded by the coding sequence ATGCAAGGTTTTTGGTACGCCCCTCATAGCTCAGCTCGCTTGCCTGCTGAGCTAATTTTTAAACATGACCGTTATCTGTTAACTATCGAAGGACAAGCCCCAAAAACAGGTACCGCTAATAGCCTCGATGTGAGTGACCGCGTGGGCAATATCGCACGCAAAATCACTTTTGAGGACGGCTCACTATTTGAAACGCTTGATAATGCAACGATTGATACTTGGTTAAATCAGATCGATCACGATGATAGCCGTAGTCATACTCTGCACATTTTAGAATCACGCTGGCGTTGGATTGGTTTAGCACTCGTCGCTACGATTGTAATTGTATGGGCAAGTATTCGCTTTGGTTTGCCGTGGGGAAGTGAAAAATTGGCTTATGCTTTACCTGATCAGGCGAATCAATGGATTGCAGAAGGTGCAATGGAGAGTTTAGATGAGGTAATGTTTGAGCCTAGCCAATTATCTGAAGCTCGCCAAGCTGAAATTCAGCAGCATTTTCAAACTCAATTAGTACCTCTCCAAGATGGTAAACACTCTTATAAACTACTATTTCGTTATATGCCGGAAATGGATCTTGCGGACATACTCGCGGATTTAGACATTACTCAAGAGGAGGAAAACAAAGACTCCGATACTCCCGCAAAAACTAAACCACCTATTAAATACGATGGTCCCGGCGTAGCTAATGCGTTTGCTCTGCCATCAGGAGAAATTGTTATCACTGATAGCTTAATTGCACTAGCTAAGAATCAAGCTGAAATAGACTCCATATTATTACATGAAATGGGTCATGTGGAATATCGTCATAGTTTACGCCAACTTATAGAATCTTCCGCTTTATCATTAGGTGTGTTATTAATTATTGGTGATCCATCAGCGCTAAATAGTTTATTAATAGGCTTACCTACGTTTCTAGTGAATAATCATTATTCTCGCACCCATGAATCAGAAGCTGATGAGTATGCATTTAAGAAAATGCTCAAAGCTAAAATTGATCCTATTGTTTTTAGTCATATTATGGATCGCTTAGAAAAGCAGGGTTTAACGGAGGCTGAGATTAAAGAGCTGGAGGACGATAATGGCTCTAATGTTAGTGAGTATTTGTCTACTCACCCTAATACAGTTGAGCGTATGCAAAATGCCAAACGCTATTCTGAGCAATATCAGCAGCAAGTTGCTCAATAA
- the ycaO gene encoding 30S ribosomal protein S12 methylthiotransferase accessory factor YcaO produces the protein MTESFIPGKDAALELSIERMQHRLTALGFHIEEHQWLNPVANVWSVHIRDRDCPLLFTNGKGASRLAALASALGEFIERLSCNYFWADYYLGEKIANATFVHYPSERWFDTPDGDWPEELLTPELLEFYNPQGSLELYDLVDLNSGNDERGVCALPYQRVRDGQTVWFPVNIIGNLYVSNGMSAGNTKAEARVQALSEILERYIKFKIIAEGLCLPDVSEEVIARYPKIQAGVEALRAAGFGIVVKDASLGGCYPVMNVTLLNPEDQGCYASFGAHPRFEVALERALTELLQGRVLDKLAGFAEPGFNLEEIAHPHNLETHFIDSSGIIHWDFLSYKADYVFADWDYSGTTEQEFKYLCDLIHDEECDIYIMDYEHLGMYACRIIVPSMSEIYPPEDLEWDNNNTGNALREAILTLAELEEDELGELYDAIEELGLDDMQPIAALIGLAPDAGTLWADMRVGELKTLLALAIEDEEAVLEGCDWIRHFEQLDPERRRVYRCIEVLLGMDDTSRYSKGIVGLFGRETVAKAEDLINGTLRFWGVPSPTLALEGCAMHQQLLKAYGKIHPELAYLLR, from the coding sequence ATGACTGAGAGTTTCATCCCCGGCAAAGACGCAGCACTCGAACTATCGATTGAACGTATGCAACATCGCCTAACCGCGTTAGGGTTTCATATCGAGGAACATCAATGGCTCAATCCAGTCGCTAATGTATGGTCAGTCCATATTCGTGACCGTGATTGTCCGTTGTTATTCACTAATGGTAAAGGGGCTAGCCGCTTAGCTGCTTTAGCCAGTGCGCTAGGTGAATTTATTGAGCGCCTGAGCTGCAATTATTTTTGGGCAGATTACTACTTAGGAGAAAAGATTGCTAACGCAACTTTTGTACACTATCCCTCGGAACGTTGGTTTGATACGCCCGACGGTGATTGGCCTGAAGAGTTACTGACTCCCGAATTGTTAGAGTTCTATAACCCTCAGGGGAGTTTAGAGCTATATGATTTAGTGGATCTAAACTCAGGTAATGATGAGCGTGGTGTCTGTGCTCTACCTTATCAGCGGGTACGGGATGGTCAAACGGTTTGGTTTCCGGTCAATATTATTGGCAATTTATATGTCAGTAATGGCATGTCGGCAGGCAATACTAAAGCCGAGGCACGGGTTCAAGCTTTATCCGAAATACTAGAGCGGTATATTAAATTTAAAATTATCGCTGAAGGTTTGTGTTTGCCTGATGTATCTGAAGAGGTCATTGCGCGTTATCCCAAAATTCAGGCAGGAGTGGAGGCTTTAAGAGCCGCTGGATTTGGCATCGTGGTGAAAGATGCATCCTTAGGCGGGTGCTATCCGGTCATGAATGTCACATTGCTCAATCCCGAAGATCAAGGGTGTTATGCCAGTTTCGGGGCACACCCGCGTTTTGAAGTCGCTTTAGAGCGAGCGTTGACTGAGTTATTACAAGGGCGTGTTTTAGATAAGTTAGCAGGCTTTGCAGAACCCGGATTTAATTTAGAAGAAATTGCCCATCCGCATAATTTAGAGACCCACTTTATTGATTCCAGCGGGATTATTCATTGGGATTTCTTAAGCTATAAAGCGGATTATGTATTTGCAGATTGGGATTATTCGGGGACGACTGAGCAAGAGTTTAAGTATCTGTGTGATTTAATCCATGATGAAGAATGCGATATTTATATTATGGATTATGAGCATTTAGGTATGTATGCCTGCCGTATTATTGTGCCCTCTATGTCCGAGATTTATCCGCCAGAAGATTTAGAATGGGACAATAATAATACCGGTAATGCATTGCGTGAGGCGATTTTAACCCTAGCCGAATTAGAAGAGGATGAGTTAGGTGAGCTATATGATGCGATTGAAGAGTTAGGGCTGGATGATATGCAGCCTATTGCTGCTTTGATAGGGCTAGCACCTGATGCGGGTACTTTGTGGGCGGATATGCGTGTAGGTGAGTTAAAAACTCTGCTAGCACTAGCGATTGAGGATGAAGAAGCGGTATTAGAGGGTTGTGATTGGATTCGCCACTTTGAACAGCTTGATCCAGAGCGTCGTCGAGTGTATCGCTGTATTGAGGTGCTCTTGGGGATGGACGACACCAGCCGCTACAGTAAAGGCATTGTCGGCTTATTTGGGCGTGAAACCGTTGCTAAAGCCGAAGATTTAATTAATGGCACTTTACGTTTTTGGGGTGTGCCTTCACCTACTTTAGCCTTAGAGGGCTGTGCCATGCATCAGCAGCTACTCAAGGCTTATGGCAAGATTCATCCTGAGTTAGCGTATTTGCTAAGGTAG
- a CDS encoding anti-sigma factor: protein MMDGKRHNWLWMLLTLAVLAGAAWYWWGDSISPANQTQAMLRLQSLKQIPDSKTIGLLRTLNPRVKDIEGELVWVNSKQEGSLYIRHLPKPDTNSFYQLWVYDSHGEGKPITLGQLLAANWQTENYIPLKASTLVQEPYKFVLTLEQSDDPIPEQILLMAQP, encoded by the coding sequence ATGATGGATGGTAAACGACACAATTGGCTTTGGATGCTACTCACCTTGGCGGTATTAGCGGGTGCAGCGTGGTACTGGTGGGGTGACTCCATCAGCCCCGCTAATCAAACACAAGCGATGCTACGCTTACAATCCTTAAAACAAATACCGGATAGTAAAACCATCGGTTTATTACGCACTCTCAATCCTAGGGTCAAAGATATTGAAGGTGAATTGGTGTGGGTGAACTCTAAGCAAGAAGGCTCGCTTTATATCCGCCATTTGCCCAAACCCGACACCAATAGTTTTTATCAGCTATGGGTGTATGACAGTCATGGCGAGGGTAAACCTATAACGCTAGGGCAATTACTAGCCGCCAACTGGCAAACTGAAAACTATATTCCTCTCAAAGCATCAACCTTGGTTCAAGAGCCGTATAAGTTTGTGCTCACCTTAGAGCAAAGTGATGACCCGATACCAGAGCAAATTTTGCTAATGGCTCAGCCTTAA
- a CDS encoding tetratricopeptide repeat protein has protein sequence MTRPHRFAALVGCAALFLSFTVAANTYAKASIEQLKALAEKGDIMAMSILGERYDAGEGIKENNQEAVRWYTKAAERGHIKSQYNLALMYDKGEGVAKDKRLALIWYRFAGDQGHSAAQVNVGFMYDQGEGIAEDNVEAVKWFKKAAQQGDPAGQYNLGLMYFKGEGVAKDLKEAMKWYARAAQQGDSDALATLTQLSNANVLVAANSVSAASQAEPLKSEKVSEKSAKDTDKASKSVSKRETKDEDAKESEKTDTKTRKAVVFDPPSNVRTKPDGNKVLCTVEAKKTIKVSGTGEWLKTDACGKQGYIHRKQLRFK, from the coding sequence ATGACTCGTCCTCATCGTTTTGCTGCCTTGGTTGGGTGTGCAGCATTATTCTTATCATTCACTGTTGCTGCGAATACTTATGCAAAAGCGAGTATCGAGCAGCTCAAAGCCTTAGCCGAGAAGGGCGATATTATGGCTATGAGTATTTTAGGCGAGCGTTACGATGCGGGTGAAGGCATTAAAGAAAATAATCAAGAAGCCGTGCGCTGGTATACCAAAGCTGCAGAGCGCGGCCATATTAAGTCCCAATATAATCTAGCCTTGATGTATGACAAGGGTGAGGGTGTGGCTAAGGATAAGCGTTTGGCGCTGATTTGGTATCGTTTTGCGGGTGATCAGGGACATAGTGCCGCGCAGGTGAATGTGGGCTTTATGTATGATCAAGGTGAGGGCATAGCTGAGGATAATGTTGAGGCAGTCAAGTGGTTTAAAAAAGCTGCTCAACAAGGAGATCCTGCGGGGCAATACAATTTAGGCTTAATGTATTTTAAGGGAGAGGGTGTTGCTAAAGACCTAAAAGAAGCTATGAAATGGTATGCCCGTGCCGCTCAACAAGGCGATAGTGATGCTCTCGCTACTCTTACTCAGTTAAGTAATGCTAATGTGTTGGTGGCGGCTAATAGTGTGAGTGCTGCTAGCCAAGCCGAACCACTAAAGAGCGAAAAAGTTTCGGAAAAAAGCGCAAAAGACACCGACAAAGCTAGTAAATCTGTCTCTAAGCGTGAGACTAAAGACGAAGACGCTAAAGAGTCAGAAAAGACTGATACCAAGACCCGTAAAGCAGTAGTATTCGATCCCCCTTCTAATGTACGTACTAAACCGGATGGCAATAAGGTGCTATGTACGGTCGAAGCTAAGAAGACCATTAAAGTAAGCGGTACGGGTGAGTGGTTAAAGACGGATGCTTGCGGTAAACAAGGCTATATTCATCGTAAGCAACTGCGCTTTAAGTGA
- a CDS encoding DUF6624 domain-containing protein, with protein MNSELRTQLIEMKQQMDQASYAGEALEPLDPNYSAKMRSLQGNNAQRLNNMIDEYGSWPTVAMVGEEGAYAAWSIAQYANEWPTLQRKFLATLNVAAARGEVTQRQLAFLLDRVRFNQGQAQFYGTFLDWDTKGELSAEIEQPETLDERRKAVGLPAYEFTRQRQMEEVAQLGGKAPSDLKAYKQAQLKWAQKLGWR; from the coding sequence ATGAATTCAGAACTCCGCACTCAATTAATTGAAATGAAGCAACAGATGGATCAAGCGTCCTATGCAGGTGAAGCCTTAGAGCCATTAGATCCTAACTACTCGGCTAAAATGCGCTCGCTGCAAGGTAATAATGCTCAACGTCTTAATAATATGATTGATGAATATGGTAGCTGGCCGACGGTGGCAATGGTAGGCGAGGAAGGAGCCTATGCCGCATGGTCTATTGCTCAGTATGCGAATGAATGGCCTACCTTACAGCGTAAGTTTTTAGCGACTTTAAATGTGGCCGCAGCACGTGGTGAGGTGACGCAACGCCAACTGGCTTTTTTATTAGATCGGGTACGATTTAATCAGGGGCAAGCCCAGTTTTACGGCACTTTTTTAGATTGGGATACTAAAGGTGAACTGAGTGCGGAGATTGAGCAACCCGAAACCTTAGATGAACGGCGTAAGGCGGTTGGTTTACCCGCGTATGAGTTCACCCGCCAGCGTCAGATGGAAGAGGTTGCTCAATTAGGGGGTAAAGCGCCCAGCGATTTAAAAGCTTATAAACAAGCCCAATTAAAGTGGGCACAGAAACTAGGGTGGCGCTAA
- the mutY gene encoding A/G-specific adenine glycosylase — MTASPLPPLAERVLAWFQVYGRKDLPWQHNPTPYRVWVSEIMLQQTQVTTVIPYYERFMQSFPDVLTLANADDDQVLKHWQGLGYYTRARNLHKAARIIRDQYQGQFPTKIEAVEALPGIGRSTAGAILSLSMGQKHPILDGNVKRVLARYHALEGWSGTPANQKKLWAYAELHVPDHANAAYTQAMMDMGATLCTRSKPLCLMCPLHEDCAALKTGRPQDYPAPKPAKELPHKTLWIAIVLNAQGEILLHKRPPTGIWGGLWSCPEFVRYEDLKDWANTLGANESDIKLPDFEHGFSHYSLTMHPVVLDLRVEPARVMEASSSVWYNRAQDFQGGLSSAAQFILKQFDLDKELP, encoded by the coding sequence GTGACTGCATCCCCACTCCCTCCCCTAGCCGAGCGTGTCTTAGCTTGGTTTCAAGTCTATGGACGCAAAGACTTACCGTGGCAACACAACCCTACTCCCTATCGGGTGTGGGTATCGGAAATTATGCTGCAACAAACCCAAGTCACTACCGTGATTCCCTACTATGAACGTTTTATGCAATCCTTTCCTGATGTACTAACACTCGCTAATGCAGACGATGATCAAGTGCTGAAACATTGGCAAGGATTGGGCTACTACACGCGTGCACGTAATCTACATAAAGCGGCTCGAATTATCCGTGATCAGTATCAAGGGCAATTTCCGACCAAGATTGAGGCAGTTGAAGCACTACCGGGGATAGGGCGCTCTACTGCTGGAGCGATTTTGAGTCTTAGTATGGGGCAAAAACACCCGATTTTAGATGGCAATGTCAAGCGCGTATTAGCCCGTTATCACGCTTTAGAGGGCTGGTCTGGCACACCTGCTAATCAAAAAAAATTGTGGGCATACGCAGAACTCCATGTGCCTGATCATGCTAATGCTGCCTATACTCAAGCGATGATGGATATGGGCGCAACCCTTTGCACGCGTAGTAAGCCATTGTGCTTAATGTGCCCGCTCCATGAAGATTGTGCGGCCTTAAAAACCGGACGCCCACAAGACTACCCTGCTCCCAAACCTGCTAAAGAGTTACCGCATAAAACGCTTTGGATCGCTATAGTGCTTAATGCTCAAGGTGAAATATTACTGCATAAACGCCCACCCACTGGCATTTGGGGCGGTTTGTGGAGTTGCCCAGAGTTTGTACGTTATGAGGATTTAAAAGATTGGGCTAATACGCTGGGTGCTAATGAGTCGGATATAAAACTGCCGGATTTTGAGCACGGTTTTTCACACTATAGCCTGACTATGCACCCTGTAGTACTCGATTTAAGGGTAGAACCTGCACGGGTAATGGAAGCGAGTAGCTCAGTTTGGTATAACAGGGCACAAGATTTTCAGGGCGGCTTAAGCAGTGCTGCCCAATTCATACTCAAGCAATTCGATTTAGATAAGGAGTTACCATGA
- a CDS encoding oxidative damage protection protein: protein MTRMVQCVLLKQEAEGLERPTYPGALGQRIFDNVSKAAWQKWLRQQTMLLNEYRLSPINPRDRKFLEEEMEKFFFGEGASQVEGYKPV, encoded by the coding sequence ATGACACGCATGGTTCAGTGTGTATTACTTAAGCAAGAAGCCGAAGGTTTAGAACGTCCTACCTATCCGGGAGCTTTAGGTCAGCGTATTTTTGACAATGTGTCTAAAGCAGCGTGGCAAAAGTGGCTGCGTCAACAAACGATGCTACTAAATGAATATCGCCTCAGTCCGATTAATCCCCGTGATCGTAAGTTTTTAGAAGAAGAAATGGAAAAATTCTTCTTCGGCGAAGGTGCATCACAGGTGGAAGGTTATAAGCCTGTTTAA
- a CDS encoding UPF0175 family protein, giving the protein MQIMLDIPDQYLIDQSPSEFGKRIKLYAALVMFQSGNMSAGAASEFAGVDRFTLIAECQKRNIPLIDFAPEELDAELEDLRKIA; this is encoded by the coding sequence ATGCAAATCATGCTAGATATACCAGATCAATACCTGATCGATCAGTCCCCTAGTGAATTTGGTAAACGTATCAAACTATATGCTGCGCTAGTTATGTTCCAATCGGGCAATATGTCTGCTGGCGCAGCCTCTGAGTTTGCAGGAGTGGATCGCTTCACCTTAATTGCTGAATGCCAAAAACGTAATATTCCGCTAATTGATTTCGCGCCGGAAGAATTGGATGCAGAACTCGAAGACCTGCGGAAAATTGCCTGA
- a CDS encoding DUF3368 domain-containing protein, whose amino-acid sequence MLIIADSSALIALAECDMLPLLDVLFQEVRVPRPVFEECTLLGKPQANRLATYLADKTIDIDLSSYIFSINGLGRGELHAMALYRYLNADRFLVDDQRAKKVAILNGISTIGSVGILLRAKERGLIPAIKPPIAAIQRSGIYLSERVVKHVLELAGEDYP is encoded by the coding sequence ATGCTGATTATTGCTGACTCATCCGCACTGATCGCACTCGCTGAATGTGATATGTTGCCATTATTGGATGTACTATTTCAGGAAGTTCGTGTTCCTCGCCCTGTCTTTGAGGAGTGTACGCTTCTCGGTAAACCGCAGGCTAATCGTTTAGCCACCTACCTCGCAGACAAAACCATCGACATTGATCTTTCATCTTATATCTTTTCGATCAATGGCTTGGGACGTGGCGAATTGCACGCAATGGCACTTTACCGCTACTTGAACGCCGATAGATTTTTAGTGGATGACCAACGTGCTAAAAAAGTTGCTATCCTGAACGGAATAAGCACTATTGGTAGTGTTGGTATCCTGCTACGTGCCAAAGAAAGGGGCTTGATTCCAGCTATCAAGCCGCCTATTGCGGCTATCCAGCGTTCCGGTATTTACTTGAGTGAGCGAGTAGTAAAACATGTATTGGAATTGGCGGGTGAAGATTACCCCTAA
- the mgrA gene encoding L-glyceraldehyde 3-phosphate reductase has protein sequence MLYTPYPQRYDTMLYRRCGRSGLKLPALSFGLWHNFGTNGTADNARAMVRRAFDLGITHFDLANNYGPPPGSAEQLFGNFLRQDLAPYRDELIISTKAGYDMWAGPYGQGGSRKYLLASLDQSLKRMGLDYVDIFYSHRFDPETPIEETMLALDNAVRQGKALYVGISSYSASKTREAAAILRELGTPCLIHQPSYSLLNRWIEKELLGTLEEEGMGCIAFSPLAQGLLSNKYLKGVPAGSRATQNSSFLGEFLNERNLAMVQALNQIAAARGQSLAQMALAWALRDRRITSVLVGASSVSQLDENVAALNHLVFEAEVLQAIEQVAQDGGINLWVQSSSF, from the coding sequence ATGTTATATACCCCCTATCCTCAGCGTTATGACACTATGCTCTATCGGCGTTGCGGACGCAGTGGCTTAAAACTACCCGCGCTTTCATTCGGTTTATGGCATAACTTCGGCACGAATGGCACAGCCGATAATGCGCGTGCCATGGTCAGACGTGCCTTTGATTTAGGGATTACCCATTTTGATTTAGCCAATAATTATGGACCCCCTCCGGGGTCAGCCGAGCAATTATTTGGTAATTTTTTACGCCAAGATCTAGCGCCCTATCGAGATGAACTGATTATCTCGACCAAAGCAGGCTATGACATGTGGGCAGGGCCTTATGGTCAAGGCGGCTCACGTAAGTATCTGCTGGCTAGTCTCGATCAAAGCCTCAAGCGTATGGGCTTGGATTATGTTGATATTTTTTATTCGCATCGTTTTGACCCTGAAACCCCGATTGAAGAAACCATGCTGGCATTAGATAACGCTGTGCGCCAAGGTAAAGCCTTGTATGTAGGCATTTCGTCCTATTCCGCCAGTAAAACGCGTGAAGCCGCCGCGATTTTGCGTGAATTAGGGACACCGTGTTTAATCCATCAGCCTTCTTATTCCTTGCTCAATCGTTGGATTGAAAAGGAGCTATTAGGTACTTTAGAAGAGGAGGGTATGGGCTGTATTGCGTTTTCCCCCCTCGCTCAAGGCTTACTAAGTAATAAATACTTAAAAGGTGTGCCAGCGGGTTCGCGTGCTACGCAAAATTCTTCGTTTTTGGGTGAGTTTCTCAATGAGCGCAATTTAGCGATGGTACAAGCCCTGAATCAAATTGCTGCCGCGCGGGGTCAGTCTTTAGCGCAAATGGCGTTAGCATGGGCTTTACGGGATCGGCGTATTACCTCGGTCTTAGTGGGCGCGAGTAGTGTGAGCCAATTAGATGAGAATGTGGCAGCTTTAAATCATTTAGTGTTTGAGGCAGAGGTTTTACAAGCGATTGAACAAGTAGCACAAGACGGAGGGATTAATTTATGGGTGCAGTCGAGTAGTTTTTAG
- a CDS encoding SCP2 sterol-binding domain-containing protein: MILTALIAALEAAFNRWLQLDPDALPRITALQGRIIAVHITGLDLKVFFIPTSSGVTISMDYQTDPDVTISGSAMALSKLALSEDASKALLESGVKIEGDLRTGQRFSEILKEVDIEWEELLSQVVGDIVAHQMGETARSTQGWLKDTAQAMRLNTREYLQEESRVLPADAELNYYLDAVDTLRADTDRLAARVQRLTTQADVE; this comes from the coding sequence ATGATACTCACTGCTCTCATTGCCGCATTGGAAGCGGCGTTTAATCGCTGGCTCCAACTCGACCCTGATGCCTTGCCACGCATCACCGCCTTACAAGGGCGGATTATTGCCGTGCACATTACGGGTTTAGACCTCAAGGTATTTTTTATTCCCACATCCAGCGGTGTCACGATTAGCATGGACTATCAAACTGATCCCGATGTAACCATCAGTGGCTCGGCAATGGCTTTATCTAAGCTAGCCTTGAGTGAGGATGCGAGCAAAGCCTTATTAGAGTCGGGGGTAAAAATAGAGGGTGATTTACGCACGGGGCAGCGCTTTAGTGAAATTCTAAAAGAGGTCGATATTGAGTGGGAAGAACTGCTCTCTCAGGTGGTGGGCGATATAGTCGCACATCAAATGGGTGAGACGGCTCGTAGTACTCAAGGCTGGCTCAAAGATACGGCACAAGCTATGCGCCTCAATACCCGCGAATACTTACAAGAAGAAAGTCGCGTCTTGCCTGCCGATGCTGAATTGAATTATTACCTTGATGCCGTCGATACCCTACGCGCTGACACGGATCGACTAGCCGCCCGCGTCCAGCGTCTTACAACACAGGCAGACGTGGAATGA